Sequence from the Rutidosis leptorrhynchoides isolate AG116_Rl617_1_P2 chromosome 3, CSIRO_AGI_Rlap_v1, whole genome shotgun sequence genome:
GAGCATCatatcagctttctctctccacaTTTCTCACCACTTCTTTCCATAACACTCTCATAACATACGATTGTCAACCATGACATATTTTctcaaattttttattattattattattattattattattattattattattattattattattattattatttattaattatttattattattattattattattattattattattattattattattattattattaatattattattattgttgttgttgttgttgttaatttcattataattatttctattattattattattgattattattattattattattattattattattattattattattattattattattattattattattattgactattattataattataattattattattattggttataattattattattatcatttactattattatcattcattctcaattgttattattatattatatattatattatttgtaatatttaattatttaatattacatTACACAATATTATGACAGTTTATTATCTATAGACCATACATTGATTTGTGGTTGTGGTGGCAAAAaagagaaaaaagaaaaaaataaaaacaaatagaGTAAGTTGTATCTTCTTCATCTCCTCTTTTACCATCTTCTaaccaccaaaaaaaaaaaaaaaactccattTTTAACTTTATTCTTAACAAAATAATCCaataaaaaagaaaaaaggaaCAAATCTTCGTCCTTAAATTTGCTACGGGAAGAAATTAACCAGGGCGAAATGGGTTTCAGCTTTCGAGGGCGGCCTAGGGCGATGGGAATGCTATCGGCGCCTCCGGATGGAGGCAGGCAAGACATGCTGAAGGGCGGGCCGCTGGGATTGGTCTCATAAAACGGCTAAATGTATAAATTTTTCTTATTCACGCAAGCAAGCCAAAAAACAAACTTTTTTTCATGTAGTAAAGAATGTGATGAATATTTGAAtattagttgttatattaataattagaAGTTTAATATTATCTCAGCTCCTATGTACGTATTGCATGCAATCACAACAAGAAAATAGTTCTCATCTTGTAAAGAATGTGATGAATACCTCAAAAATACCATCATAAATAAAGCCTGGAATCCATGGGAGTTTATGGGCACCAATAGCCATCATCCTTTTGAAACCCTCAATTGTTTGTGGAACCAAAAGGTCCTGCCAACTTAACATACTAACTTGCTTCAAAGACAATTGGCTAACGGGCATGGTTAACTCATCAACTGCCGCAGTTACCACTAACGAATGCACCAAGTTTGGGTACAACTTAGCCATTTCAAACCCAACTATCCCTCCATAACTTAACCCAACCAAGTTTACCTTTTCCACTTTAAGTATTTCCATCCCTTTGGCCAAAAACTCGGCCTGAAAGCTAACTGACCTCTCAGTTCTATTGGTGGTTGAGCCACCAAAGAATAAGAGGTCAGGCACATAGACCGAGTAGTTCCAAGTTAAAAATACGATTTGTGCTAACCACACAAAGATACCATTCATTGCAAAGCATTGAACCATGAGTACAACAGGCTTTTTGGGTGGTATATATACTTGTTTTCCATCAATTTTGATGATGGATTGTTTTGGAATCCATATTTTCATAATGGTACCAGGCTCTATTTCTATGGTTTTGGGTGTTAATCCTACAAGCTTCATGACTGCATAGACTACACTCTTTGCAACTTCATACAAGAAGCCCATAATTCTCTATCTATTTTTGTTGCTACACAATTTAGTGTATATATAAACAATCTTGGTGGTTAGAAATTGGtaaaacatatgtatatataattgattGGGTTGGTAAAATTGTTACAAATAGTTATAACAAGTCAACTATGATGGTCAACTACTACAAATAGGTACAACAAACATAACTGCATATGTATGCATAAAGCataatctaataataatgatataaaatataaaattaaatgtCATTACTAGCCTTAATTAATTGGGTTCTCTTTTGGCTTTCAAAGATGCAATTAGATCTTcccgatttattttaattttaatttaattctcgtattttcaaaagaaaaaaaaaaactccaATCCATACACATAAAGCCCATTTCTGTGTTGCTAAGCTCGCTATTAATTATAAATTTTAGTTCTAACTTTAAGGAATTCAAGCATTTTCTTTTAGGTTTTATTTATGATTGAAATATATAATCATTTTCTGTAAGTGTGGTTGTCACATTGATAAAGTAACCGAGTCAACGGTTTAATTACCATAGAAGTACAAACAAAGCCCAGCCCATCGATTGTTTTTAATACCCCAGCCCAGTCCAGCCTAGCCTAGCCCAcccccataattttttttttaatttaaatattctctatatatatttatttgagttAATTATACTTTGATCCTGTGGTTTACCACAAATAATATACCAACTAGATTTAAGAGCTCGTACGTTGTACGGGGACTCTTTCGCAAATAATATTGCATCTTAAAATTATAAATCAATTAACGATTATACCGACAGTGTCACAAGTACTTTTGTGGTGAATTCTtaacataaaaaaaatacttaagtCATTGCATGTACGAATACTTAATCTACTACAACTCTCTACAGTTACATGTACAAATACTTAAGCCATTGCATCTCTTTAACATAAAAAATACAGTCCTTCTTAAGTCTTTCCTTATATGATACCTTTGTTATAAGAAGAACATATGTTGTCTTTCAAATTCTCTCACAACATGCAATGAAAGTTGCTACAATAATTTAAACAAATCTGCAATCAACAATATAACTCTCATATCAAAGAATAATCATCTTCAATACACCTAACTAAATTATACTAATTAATTACAATTTATACCAATATTGAAACATATACACTAAAACCAAATATGATGAGCCTATATGCAATAGAAATGAAAAATATTTTGACCAAATTACCTGACGTATTATAAATgattgaacaatatatatatatatatatatatatatatatatatatatatatatatatatatatatatatatatatatatatatatatatatatatatagtcaaaagttcaaacgagaaccacaaaaagggcgagaactgagagaacttttaatttacaatGATTTTCACATGCGAGTAGATTGAAATCACCCTtaaatgttgatggagagtaaaAAAGGAACATAAAGTAGTTTGAAAAACGTATATTTTccgtatataatcaaatatatagttttctgttcacatgtgcatatttgtttgtgtAACATGTGAACATTTCGTattattaacaatttaacatgtaatttgtggtaatgaacatatgtttgttcatgatattcgcattaattaacattttcatttaatttgttacatttaaatgcataaaaaataTGAGattaaaaagttctcgcagttctcgcctttttttgtggttctcgtttgaacatgcccctatatatatatatatatatatatatatatatatatatatatatatatatatatatatatatatatatatatatatatatatatatgatcaatggggaagtaaccaatcggggggaagcgggggaaagcaaaaaaaaaaaaatttcgtttttttttttggaattttttttccggcatcaagatcacacgaaaatatgaacatttagaagagacacttcgtgattaatgttattatttaggtgggaaaatgatcgacaaaaataactaagataatattgttcgtgaagaatatgaacgttttttcttcttcatgttttgtgaagtaaaatttagcccgatttagagtttagggtttggtgttttagggtttagggtttggtgttcgtgaagaatatgaacgtttgtTTTTGTTTCTGATATAGTTAGGAAGCGGTGAGTCATTGATACTCATCAAATGAATCTCTTCATTGCTTTTCTTCATTGTTCATCATGAGGTATGAAATACTACCATATATCGTCTACAATTTAAATTCATGATTCTTTTCAATGTGGTTATTACTGAGAACAGTGGTGCTGCAAAAGGCAAAGTGAAAGATGGAAAGGTTGGTGATGGGCTTGACACTATGTAAAAAGGTTTCCTCTTCATTTGACTGAGTtgtttgttttattattattattaattttaatttgtCAAGTAATTTAGATTCTATCGGGTGTtgatgatattgatattgatattatattAGAAAATGGAAGGTAAATGTAAGGTGTTTACATTGAGTTtggctattttgactcaacatataacgatcctcatttttccattctatattttccaatattaaatgtccaaacaatataattaaaacttaatgattaaattttaatcaacaattgttaagtattaaaaattataaaacatatttaactttgtgcaataattgacaagttaataaaagatgaaaataaaaaGCTTATTAAACTTCCATGAACAAAATGTAAAACTTTAAAACTTGTAGCCTTTAAACATTTAACCTTTAACTTATAAGGAGCCATTTTAACTAaccaaaagtacaaggactaaaacgaaaaagttccaCTCCCTTAAAtctaaccctagccgattttaaTGAAGGCAAAAAGACCCTTCTACCCCTTGTAAAAATCGGCCAAACTCACCACCATAAACCTAAacttaaaccctaacttgttccctaagtactcCTAACTAAACCCCAATTCTAGATCTTtctaacctcacctataaatagagacctaggctaatgcTTTTCATGCACCAAAACATTCTCATAATCCTCTCTCAAAATCACAAAATCTCTCTCTCTCCCTATCTGGGATTTCGACCAAGAACACCcccacaccaccaccatcttcaagtgatcttcaagcaatcttcaagagtgttcatcgtgttcttcgtgatcttcaaacGTGTTCTTAATCTTCAAgtgctttgatcttcatcttcaagtcatcttcatcttttcttgttaatcttcatcatacatcaacaaggtaaaaaccctagatccaaaactttTAAATTCTATCTTTTGATTCATgtttatgatcataatcatattcatgttcttgatcttattcataatcatattcatattgttcatgtaaataacaaaaatatatatatgcatatacatacacgatatatcatatatacatacatataaaaaaaatatttaagtctAGATCTTAAAAAATAAGGATTCACCAAGATCATGTTAATGTAGTTATAAATGGAAAGTATATACatcttacatatacatatatatttactattaaaaaatatatatatatatatatatacacatatatatacatgcacgactacatacatatatatataattttttttatatacatacatacatacacacgattttttttaaaaaggggatttttgtttgatctttaaaccctaaaAGATTTATCAagagatttgttaaatatttaaaaaaaggaaacaaaatatatacacctaatatatatatatatatatatatgcgacatatatatacatataaaaatatatatatatttttattatatatacatatacatacggtttataaaaaaaatataaaaattatatatatatatatatatacatatacacgatacaTATACACACATCTATTACTACCTAAAAAGTGACACCCTGTGTCATAAATTAGCCCTAATAAATTCTATCTTATTTAATCATTTACAACAAAAAatatgtaacgacccagatttttccaatcgttttatacttatgagattaatatttacataaattaaaccttaccaacatgataagcaatccaaattgttgagacttgtgtttttgaaaagagttttatacaacgtttgaccgtccaatttgaccgatgatatcacgaactatataacatacgataattatacgtttgtgtatatatatgtatttatatatatttaacatgatctaaggatggtttaacatctcattgtgtactaatgacaatgagttataagtatattttgaaactactaacttcagttttcaaaacgataactatacgtaacattctttgatatatatacttataacctataatgcttatacatgtatcgtatatataatgtatttaatcactttttaaggacttaaatacataaaacaatataagtatattcacaaaagatagctatatttgaattctcattccgtttcctcaagatttctatacgtatatctaggatatatgtaccagtatcatacccagcttctatatgtatttactattggtatatacacatcaaatcaacatcctaatcaacattattactgccctagatatgaggtaactaggatttgtcaagtagcatgaattattagtaagaaaacaaaattaggaatccttttctttctttataaactaaaaacgtttttatgaatgaacaccatttcttcactccattttctcatacctacaccctcatttctctctcaaaatactcctaacttcatacttgatcatctccaagcattttccccatcatttagcttcaattacaagccttaaacaccataagaaaactctttcaagaacatatcaaaataaccacccatttgaagaagtttacttccaaccttttgatctaactccaccactctttgatttcaagattatttcttatctcttacagtaactttgtccaagtaacttgaggtagtaaccttgttcataatcttgttcgattcataattatataggtatcttattttatgttgtaaaattttaacaacaagaacatagtttgaatgatttcagacTTGTtttcaaactaaatagatccttctaacttaactcttaaaacacttcaagacctgtaatatatcataataatatgctaacttaacaagatataacttggttttacaaagaacaccttaaaaattgaatctacgtcgtcggagtgcaaccgggagctgttttgggttggataattaaaaaccatcttgaactttgaattggaagttcatgttctggaaaaatgatatttcttatgaatatgttaacacataaaaattttatggtttaactcaaagtgtaagtatttttagaaaaatgatcattaaatgttgtttttatgatggaaaatgatcactttccataagttttaccaaagtttgacctataacctgtgattttgaatacaaactaagatattttcaattcatattcttaaaatttgactcgatccaaggaagtggcaagttgaaccaacaaaaacggagttgtaatgaagaaactacgactaaaacaagattgggtatccgaagctagtttagctacgaaaatatttggagataaagtaaattaatcatatattttctaattaatatgatattttatgtataattacttatgatttgattttaaatatttcaggaccacccgtaaacaacacgagaagattaatcataagacctcatgattgtacgcaacacgtcatttgacaacacggtactttatgtacgcaacacgtcatttgacaacatggtaccatgggtcgagattaattctgatcaatacgaatatgatggggtctttatttattttatttaagcaactaattgtggaccactaacatcggactgctaactacggactaagaaaatattaaaagtatatatatatgtaacgattacttaaaaagaaaatatgttgatatattatatatatggttaggttcgtgatatctattggagaccaagtcgaattaaataccttcaaggcaaaagtgagtttcatttgctccctttttaattgcttttgcaatatatatttttgggctgagaatacatgcgctgcttttataaatgtttataaaatagacacaagtacttaaaaatatattctacgttgagttgtaccactggcatatttccctgtagcttggtaactactatttacatgggtattgtaaacgcgaatcctgttgatagatctatcgggcctgacaaccccaaccggactggacgaccagtattcaacggttgcacagtacttcattttggtgactacacttggtacggtgtagtgagatttcataataaagggaatacgcgacgttgattaaatgttaagtatggttaccaagtgctcaaccacttagaatgctttacatacacttgcgagtgtattatgtttatgattatgaaatcttgtggtctattaacatattgaaatgattgttatgataaacctatgaactcaccaaccttttggttgacactttaaagcaagtttattctcaggtacgaattaagtcttccgctgtgcatttgctcaatataaggacattacttggagccgatcatcgcaatggaaccaaatgttgatgacttcgtccaggtggattaggacgggtcctttcaaaataaAACATTTTTCCTTATTTCCTACTTAATTTTATAATAAAGtactaattataaaaataaaagaattagaaaattcattaatgataatatctAAGTTTTAATCCTTTCATTTTCCATGTATTAAATTGATTAATTTCAATcctttcattatttttataataaataaataagttttaaCCTTTTCATTTTCCTTATATTAAATAAGTTATTATAATGTTGCCTATAAATACTCATTATTCATTTTCACAATACACATTTTTAATTTCACCACATACATTgcaaatactaattaataattgatagagttttatatatgttagttcttaatcatcatcatcaatttagtaAGATTATTTCCTCATGTAATGTTGTATATTCATCTATTACACGAACGTTAGACTTATGCTACGGTATGACTTTATTAACAAGTTATTGTTGTACATGAGTATTTTTCTATTATCATGTAAAATTTATCCGTTTTGATAGTTGTTTAgagttcatatatatacatatatatatatatatatatatatatatatatatatatatatatatatatatatatatatatacttttacatCGATTATAGATCTTCGTCAATAATGTATTTGTtgtgtttttaattatttatttatttattattattattattattattattattattattattattattattattattattattattgttgttgttgttgttgttgttgttgtttaggtTTCTTTTATTGTTAATATGTAGTGATGTCAACATCTTACTCGAACAAGTTTCAGATATTACAACATTAAGGGACAAAGCATTGCGGAGTATTTCCTATTGTGAATATGTACATATATTAGAGAACACAAATTGTTTCATTTTTGTATTGGATTGTaagtatgatttatttaatttagcTTTTCTCTTGATGTTCAATATTTCCTTATAATGTTGTATTATTAAATATTTTTTAGCAATTATTTGCATCATATAGTTCTTTGATAATGGATAAAGAAATTATGCCTTCTTTTTGTATCATATTTGTTATGGATGTAGGTTACAAATATTAAAGAATGCAAATTTTTTACTATTCTATTGAATTGTATGTACGTTTTGTTTGATTTAACTTTTATCTTGATTCTTAATattttttatgttttattattaaacGTAATCTTTTAGTAATCATTTACATCATAGAGTTCTTTGATAGAtaatatgataaaaaaaattatGCCTTCTATACATGGATAATACTTACTTCATATGATGATGAATAacaatataacattattattatgataaattatAGTAAAATGATTATTAATGTAATTAACGATGGAAAAAAATTGATTCTTGAATAACAAAGATAATTTAACATGTATTGAATAAGCCAACCATATTATACGTTATGTTTGATTGAGTAGCTATTACAGAGTAGTCTAATTAGCATATAATTGTTACTTTTACTACATCAAGTTTAATATTAACCagcttattattaaatattaagtgaATACTTACTACGTATCAAATATTTGAGTTTTCATGTAActataattacttaattattactcATAATAGATGTGTTTAAGAATATAAAAATATAAAGATGGTaaaaatagttgattaattaatcaGGATAAGACAATTtagaactaaaaataataataaaatgttgcaTATAAAGTCTTTCAGTTTGATTATTGATATTAAGTTATTATCATACATTTGAtcctaaatatttttaatcataacTAAAATTGATGCATGTTATGCATAATAACAATAGTTCTAAACTTTTCATTTTCCCTAAACATTCACAATAACTTTAtgttatgtcataaataataacaatagttttaacCTTTTCACTTACCTTATATATAGTACATAATTAAATTGATAACCATTGTTGTCTTCAAATACTATTTTTCATTTTTCACCGCACTACACTTTTCAAATGAAATAATGACAGCTTTCAAATGAACGACACAAATTGATTTACGTATGTTTATACTCAAATATTCCAGATTCGTATTGTTAACCGTCGACATAAATCGCTTCACGTACCAACATTACAAGTGCGATGCAACAACGCTTACCatattcgtgcaacgcacgggcaatgcacctagtatatataatacttaaaccctaattaaacctaaccctagttattaaaccctaatttactttactaaaccctaaacatttattatatataaccctaatcaTTAACTAATTATTTCTTTCCTAAACCCTAATCACTaaaactactttaattaattaaacctaattaattaatactactacttacTACCTAACCCtaactactaatactacttaactaataaaccctaatactactaatcatttttaatactacttatactatactacttatactacttaacacttatatacttatactactacttaacacttacactattactaacacatataatatactacttatattataaaattttgaccacgattacaatagtcattcacgataacgtgaggattacttaaacgtcaacgctacttaaggcctagggtgatccttggtaccactatgggacgcttgtggatttcgaatgccaaacttagattttggtcaagaaatcatgggctaaccggtaacaattgatcattctggtgactcgacagtggcatagatgtttgggtatggtgcaaaatgtcaaacctgactatagtaatcatacattcacttgcacacttaataagtggtggacttattaaggacaactcactagtgttcaacactaacttactaaaagtggaaacttactaaaaatgggaacttagtaaaacgaactactcttgcatacttaaacttcaacttgggcaaaacatttaactactcttaaatgtcattaggttgactttctgctcacattcatccaactcttctattccaCGGAATAACAACTCTtcttctacttactaaggtgaactcatagcctcacttactattgcgcaatttattttaacttactggggtgagacacatgctacttttactatttacaatttagacacaagtaccaactgttaaactatgctatacctggctatgtccaacaaagtccctacagtgatatttttaattgctcgttaaatgcattcttaattattgggggtaggcctatcgggagtaacgtccccgatacatttgactaagtctttgtattacttgataatgaaattaaaccgacaaggacagaacaacttgtcattggggctaacttgaacgtttagtctaaatatcacgaactggcataactaagatgtaattaagatgatacttatttagtctggtgatctaattcagttcaaagatcgagaaataaaattgttaaacaaatgagaatgactgatgatccatatctcaagtttaactaaagtatctgaaacaaaaagacgaaagacatttaacacttaccataagcagttccgagaaactaccctcacgtgaatttagggacaatggcctgttgctagacggtatccattgtttgtatagttacttggtgttgtgccatgcacaagtgagaatctgtaggattaatgtgcaaggtacaacataactatatggctaagttcatttgagccttcggggtcacacatatatacacctagacgtcaaatgaaatatatatatgatgtatatatattaacccAAGTAACGAAATAAACTAGAATAATTAATTTGAAATTTactaattaattaaatgataaataaTTCTTGTTGGACAAGGTAATAAAATTGCACTCCGTATTTTACTTCGATGTCGGTTTATAAAAGTTATTTTCACTTTACCGTATAGAATAAAAAAGGATAATATTCTCACCGTGTTTTTTATCTACATTGTTGATACGTTTTTGCTTGGCCGACATATCTTTTAccccatatattatatatatacatgttgtatTACTTTGAAAAAGAGAGACGATTTTAACTCAAAAAATAAAAAGGCTTCACATCTTTTTGGTAGATGCCGTATAAGACAAAAGGAAGCAATTTGTTTCTTTTCAATTTTTCGTAAAGTTCGAGTCATATTCATACGGAGTTTTATTTattctattaatataatttgattatattaataagTTTCTTGGGTTagactagcatccattggcgttgtctgaaagtgtagtggactatcctaagagacagtCATAtcctttgatcgtaggtttctctccgttcatcaggttcttcaagaaaggtataccgtTAACTCCACTTTGTAATTTTTATATTCTTGACAATTATTATTGGTGTAACTGGATCCATGGgaataaattaatcgtgtgcatgtttttaaATAATTGGTTATTtaatcttgtaatttttgtttataaaataataaaagattattattttattatccgctgcgttaatctgaattgttaaaagtacacacgattttccatcaacaAAAACTTGAAACTTCAATGAGAGACTAATTAAGTAGTGCAGATGTCATTCGAGTCATGAATGTGAATTTACTTTTGGCTGCGTGTAATTAGGTGGAGGGTTTTAGCCTTTAGAACATAGCATTTAGTTTAAGCTTTCATTCAGTCCTTTTATGTTTATATCCAAAATTGTGTGTATTTTTGTGTACGGGTTTTTGAGAATTTTTAAGGATATTTTCTGAGTATTTAAGGATGGTATATGTATTTTTGTGATGGAGTCAACATGCAAAGAAGATCCCTAATATGGCTTcgtttttttgttttttatttatttataatttagttGTTTTGCCCATCTTATTTTGTATGAGTTTGAGGATCAATCTCAACCCAACAATTTGTTGTAGTATTTTAAAAAGTATAAGTGTGCAACCATGATTTTCAATTGTAAACTGCATAATAGCCCAGGGGTATCAATTTCACACCATTTATCATGAAGTTGGTCATGAACTATTTTTAACCATTGCAGTGAAGAATTCAGTAACTACACAAAATAGGTTATGTTGTTCAATAGGTTATGTTGATTGTTTTGTTATGGTAGTGTTTGTTGTTACCAGTATTCATCTTCTTTTTCAAGTGAATAATGGTTGTGAAATGGTTTTTATAGGTATGGAAGTAGTgttattcattatcatcattatgttGCCCTCAATTCTTCACACAAGGTATTTCATTCAGTTCTGTAAATCTTTTTTGTTTAACATTTATTTCTTGCATATGGATTCTGCTCAAAAGTGGAGCTTCTATTGAATGAATAATGGTTATTTAGCATTCATTTCCTTTGCCATTGACAAATTTTGTGATTTCTATATAAATTCAAAATTTCTGGATATGTTACTTTTAATATTCTATTTTGTTTAGTTATGTTGCTATTGCTATTGTTATTTCAATA
This genomic interval carries:
- the LOC139901527 gene encoding uncharacterized protein, with the protein product MGFLYEVAKSVVYAVMKLVGLTPKTIEIEPGTIMKIWIPKQSIIKIDGKQVYIPPKKPVVLMVQCFAMNGIFVWLAQIVFLTWNYSVYVPDLLFFGGSTTNRTERSVSFQAEFLAKGMEILKVEKVNLVGLSYGGIVGFEMAKLYPNLVHSLVVTAAVDELTMPVSQLSLKQVSMLSWQDLLVPQTIEGFKRMMAIGAHKLPWIPGFIYDGIFETEFNNRKERCELLEALVIPEKEANTHTNYLQKIHMLWGEEDKIFTLEFAKTMKMRLGVNTTLEYVKNAGHLLPLEKPITYNRLLKRFLASTNEITATNM